The Apibacter raozihei DNA segment ATTTGATGGCTGATTTTAATTTTAAACCTGAGACTTCTGTTGAAACCGGGATAAAACATTTTATCGACTGGTATAAATCTTTTTATCAAATTACTTAATTTTTTGACACAATAATTTATGTTCTTAACTTCTCAATCATTGAAAATTTCTGTTATAGGCCTAGGATATGTAGGAATGCCTCTTGCTTTGGAATTTGCAAAAAAATATAAAGTCATTGGATTTGATTTATCTTCTGATAGAGTTACTCAATTAAGAAATTCTTTTGATCATACGTTAGAAGTTTCAAAAAGTGAAATTTCAGACGTTTTAGTAAAATCATCCGATTTTATTGAGTCTTCAAATGGTTTTTTTCCTACCAATCAAATTGACGATATAAAAGATTCTTTAGTTTATATAATTACTGTGCCCACACCCGTGGATTCATCTAATCAGCCTGATTTAACTCCTTTGCTCATGGCTAGTACAACTGTAGGGAAGGTCATAAAAAAAGGAGATTTAGTCATTTACGAATCAACTACCTACCCAGGATGTACAGAAGAAGATTGCATTCCGGTTATAGAAAAAATATCCGGATTAAAATATAACATTGACTTTTTCGCTGGTTATTCTCCTGAAAGAATAAACCCTGGTGATAAGGTAAATACCCTTACTAAAATAAAAAAAGTAACTTCAGGTTCAACTTCAGAGACGGCTGATTTTGTAAATAAACTTTATGCTTCCATTATAAAAGCAGGTACTTTTAAGGCATCTAGTATAAAAGTGGCTGAAGCCGCTAAAGTAATAGAAAATTCTCAGAGAGATATAAATATTGCTTTCGTTAATGAACTTGCAAAAATATTTAATTTGATGGGAATTGACACTTCGGAAGTATTAGAAGCTGCTGGCACAAAATGGAATTTTCTTCCTTTCAAGCCGGGAT contains these protein-coding regions:
- a CDS encoding nucleotide sugar dehydrogenase — translated: MFLTSQSLKISVIGLGYVGMPLALEFAKKYKVIGFDLSSDRVTQLRNSFDHTLEVSKSEISDVLVKSSDFIESSNGFFPTNQIDDIKDSLVYIITVPTPVDSSNQPDLTPLLMASTTVGKVIKKGDLVIYESTTYPGCTEEDCIPVIEKISGLKYNIDFFAGYSPERINPGDKVNTLTKIKKVTSGSTSETADFVNKLYASIIKAGTFKASSIKVAEAAKVIENSQRDINIAFVNELAKIFNLMGIDTSEVLEAAGTKWNFLPFKPGLVGGHCIGVDPYYLAQKAMKMGYHSEIILAGRRLNDSMACYISSEVIKLMIKRDIIINNSSILVLGFTFKENCPDVRNTKVIDIVKSLKEYDLSVTVYDPVADPKAVKREYGIDILTTLPLQAFDTIILAVPHDDFRNINIKDLCKEKSLIYDCKSFLNKEVADHRL